Proteins encoded within one genomic window of Brassica rapa cultivar Chiifu-401-42 chromosome A09, CAAS_Brap_v3.01, whole genome shotgun sequence:
- the LOC103841316 gene encoding fructose-1,6-bisphosphatase 1, chloroplastic: MAATAATTSSSHLLLSSSRHLASSSQPRILFQRSLFSGGKRAGKNHHAAGGVRCMAVAADASAEAKPAARKKSGYELQTLTGWLLRQEQKGEIDTEMTIVMSSIAMACKQIASLVQRAGISNLTGVQGAVNIQGEDQKKLDVVSNEVFSNCLRSSGRTGIIASEEEDVPVAVEESYSGNYIVVFDPLDGSSNIDAAVSTGSIFGIYSPNDECIVDDSDDISALGSEEQRCIVNVCQPGNNLLAAGYCMYSSSVIFVLTLGKGVFSFTLDPMYGEFVLTQENIEIPKAGKIYSFNEGNYQMWDEKLKKYIDDLKDPGPSGKPYSARYIGSLVGDFHRTLLYGGIYGYPRDAKSKNGKLRLLYECAPMSFIVEQAGGKGSDGHQRVLDIQPTEIHQRVPLYIGSKDEVEKLEKYLA, encoded by the exons ATGGCAGCAACCGCCGCAACAACGTCGTcgtctcatcttcttctctcaaGCTCTCGTCACTTAGCATCCTCATCTCAGCCACGAATCCTTTTCCAGAGATCTCTGTTTTCCGGCGGGAAACGGGCTGGGAAAAACCATCATGCTGCTGGTGGAGTGAGGTGTATGGCGGTTGCAGCGGATGCTTCGGCGGAGGCTAAGCCGGCGGCGAGGAAGAAGAGTGGGTACGAGCTTCAGACGCTGACGGGTTGGTTGCTGAGACAAGAGCAGAAAGGAGAGATAGATACAGAGATGACGATAGTGATGTCGAGCATAGCGATGGCTTGTAAGCAGATCGCTTCGCTTGTACAGCGCGCCGGAATCTCTAATCTGACCGGCGTTCAAGGAGCTGTTAACATTCAGGGAGAGGATCAGAAGAAGCTTGACGTCGTCTCTAATGAG GTGTTTTCAAACTGTTTGAGATCTAGTGGAAGGACAGGGATCATTGCGTCAGAGGAAGAGGACGTCCCCGTAGCAGTTGAAGAGAGTTACTCCGGCAACTACATTGTCGTCTTCGATCCTCTCGACGGTTCCTCCAACATCGACGCTGCAGTTTCCACCGGTTCAATCTTCGGTATCTACAGCCCCAATGACGAGTGTATCGTTGACGACTCCGACGATATATCCGCT CTTGGGTCAGAAGAACAAAGGTGTATAGTAAACGTGTGTCAACCAGGGAACAACTTGCTAGCAGCTGGCTACTGTATGTACTCAAGCTCAGTCATCTTCGTTCTCACCTTAGGCAAAGGCGTTTTCTCCTTCACACTCGACCCAATGTACGGCGAGTTCGTCCTGACCCAAGAGAACATTGAGATCCCCAAAGCAGGGAAAATCTACTCTTTCAACGAAGGGAACTACCAGATGTGGGACGAGAAACTGAAGAAGTATATCGATGATCTCAAGGACCCTGGTCCAAGTGGGAAGCCTTACTCTGCAAGGTACATTGGTAGTTTGGTCGGGGACTTTCACAGAACTTTGTTGTATGGTGGGATTTACGGGTACCCTCGTGACGCCAAGAGCAAAAACGGTAAGCTTAGGCTTTTATATGAGTGTGCACCGATGAGTTTCATCGTTGAACAAGCTGGAGGAAAAGGATCAGATGGTCACCAAAGAGTACTAGATATCCAACCCACCGAG ATACATCAGAGGGTTCCACTTTACATTGGAAGCAAAGACGAAGTAGAGAAGCTGGAGAAGTACTTGGCTTGA
- the LOC117127828 gene encoding uncharacterized protein LOC117127828 — MDVSQVEPRDYPPRLYPSNLEGKDINHNFRAGHFPHIKETIGLDVWEELVNSPIGVVARLLSRESIWSGRTVHYLLCRQLRVHKKEIWSVVVDDVIRFSLLEFGEITGLNTCPLPTESFEPDQYKEFWEELKVPLGMGPKYDELKAALEFCPGWSFEKRKWLGMLFLQAMGLYCLHHNSRIPFQSAIRVFDDEAMRSYPWGRTAYEVLVDSLKTLCPDGKSYTVSGMKDVLLVWAYESIVCFGEKFGRVVNNEDVPLLRWGGRRTRSSFDTVLSDEIKDHGEVRLRRMVMKESTEEMFPVWSDEPDDPQLVRLVEDIHAGRYVKGFWEVQRDEQGKGNEKKKKKKTKGVSSEAEPSTKKQKKEAAETRKSSSEEEAVLDKATLTNLVSALQNISAKFDAYDFDRNRPVMDEKTLDNVVKAVVQQSLKVLGERKIPDNDAKLSSAGVEKSLSVTSSPRRRSPPEKSDKSPVVEPQAQEEKSVKTPVTEPRQQKKPVKSPEPPQQKEKAVKSPVPPQRKEKAVKSPVPAQQKQQKSVKSPALAETPAKKNSELEKDTVVRRILGDDFNEIDFISVSPAKITKDAKDGKDANVPAYGRGLRGKAKRTVTVKDEAIEDKKKAQRAEAALKRKEKQEAKKKENEEKKQKRKAAELQKKQEAGLQKKKKEDEAELTKKKKEKEADLPKKKKEEEAELQRSAECVVTNDEVLAEDNALAAESDVEPAELIRFSVIKELREKSVKLSPQGFSLTNLDSAPDFPYIGDNGQTTCMRKNITPSSVIYDPCAPVDPARLEKLKQHIKAIPPKPPAPKDKPEEPSADHESDFYSILMHERPWPDKEYGWVFDNHIAAYMNVLIQRSMRDPTPFWSKRIGFIDPWLLSSWAFLDYRQFRMKPASFKFKDCGYEALVNGRFPEEFATNLKWYADVDHVYGCLQTGGNHWVAFHVDLIKEKIDCYDPIYGESTPESEQKMLNAFRPLLEMLPWMLNELIPADLRKHSRKRFAFRRRSKR, encoded by the exons ATGGATGTTAGTCAAGTCGAACCACGTGATTACCCTCCAAGACTTTACCCTTCTAACCTAGAAGGTAAAGATATCAATCATAATTTCCGTGCAGGACATTTCCCCCACATTAAAGAAACAATAGGACTCGATGTGTGGGAAGAACTGGTGAACTCTCCCATTGGAGTAGTTGCTAGGCTACTTTCACGCGAAAGCATTTGGTCTGGTAGGACCGTACACTATCTGCTATGTAGACAGCTGCGAGTGCATAAAAAGGAGATATGGTCTGTTGTGGTTGATGATGTTATCAGGTTTAGCTTGCTCGAGTTTGGTGAGATCACTGGGTTAAACACATGTCCATTGCCAACAGAAAGTTTTGAACCTGATCAATACAAAGAGTTTTGGGAGGAGTTGAAGGTGCCGCTTGGGATGGGACCCAAGTATGATGAGCTGAAGGCAGCATTAGAGTTCTGTCCTGGTTGGAGTTTTGAAAAGCGTAAGTGGTTGGGGATGTTATTTCTTCAAGCCATGGGACTGTACTGTTTGCATCACAATTCAAGGATACCCTTTCAAAGTGCAATAAGGGTATTCGACGATGAAGCCATGAGGTCGTATCCATGGGGTCGGACTGCATACGAAGTTCTTGTTGACTCTCTGAAAACACTGTGTCCAGATGGAAAGTCATACACAGTAAGCGGCATGAAGGACGTTTTATTGGTTTGGGCGTATGAGTCCATCGTCTGTTTCGGTGAGAAGTTTGGGAGAGTGGTCAACAATGAAGACGTTCCTCTTTTGCGATGGGGTGGAAGGCGTACACGTTCAAGTTTTGATACTGTCTTGTCTGACGAAATCAAAGATCATGGCGAG GTCCGTTTGAGGAGAATGGTTATGAAGGAGTCAACTGAAGAGATGTTTCCTGTATGGTCGGATGAACCTGACGACCCACAACTCGTTAGGTTGGTAGAAGACATACACGCAGGTAGATACGTGAAAGGTTTCTGGGAAGTACAGAGGGATGAGCAGGGGAAGgggaatgagaagaagaagaagaagaaaacgaagGGAGTTTCATCAGAAGCTGAGccatcaacaaagaagcagaagaaagaagCTGCTGAAACGAGAAAGAGTTCTAGCGAGGAGGAAGCTGTATTGGACAAAGCGACTCTGACGAATCTTGTGAGTGCTCTGCAGAATATTTCAGCAAAATTTGACGCTTACGATTTTGACCGGAACCGGCCAGTGATGGACGAGAAGACCCTAGATAACGTGGTGAAAGCTGTAGTGCAGCAGAGTCTGAAAGTTTTGGGGGAAAGGAAAATTCCCGACAACGATGCTAAACTCTCCTCCGCCGGCGTAGAAAAATCTTTATCGGTGACATCATCACCTCGTAGGAGGTCGCCACCGGAAAAGTCGGACAAAAGTCCAGTGGTAGAACCGCAGGCCCAGGAGGAGAAGTCTGTAAAAACTCCAGTGACAGAACCGCGGCAGCAGAAAAAGCCTGTCAAAAGTCCAGAACCGCCGCAGCAGAAAGAGAAGGCTGTCAAAAGTCCGGTGCCGCCGCAGCGGAAGGAGAAGGCTGTCAAAAGTCCGGTGCCGGCGCAGCAGAAACAGCAGAAGTCAGTCAAAAGTCCAGCGTTAGCTGAGACCCCTGCAAAGAAGAATTCGGAGCTTGAGAAGGATACAGTGGTGAGAAGGATTTTGGgtgatgattttaatgaaattgatTTCATTAGTGTTTCTCCTGCAAAGATTACTAAGGATGCTAAGGATGGTAAGGATGCCAACGTTCCAGCCTATGGACGCGGCTTACGGGgcaaggccaagcgtactgtTACTGTAAAGGATGAGGCTATCGAGGATAAGAAAAAAGCACAGCGGGCAGAGGCTGCGttgaagaggaaggagaagcaagaggctaagaaaaaagagaacgaggaaaagaaacagaagagaaaagcggctgagttacaaaagaaacaagaggctgggttacagaagaaaaagaaggaagaCGAGGCTGAGTTAacgaaaaaaaagaaggaaaaagaggCTGACttaccgaagaagaagaaagaagaagaggctgAGTTACAGCGGTCTGCGGAATGTGTTGTGACCAACGACGAAGTTCTTGCGGAAGATAACGCATTGGCGGCGGAGTCTGATGTCGAGCCAGCTGAATTGATTAGATTTTCCGTGATAAAGGAACTTCGGGAGAAATCAGTTAAGTTATCTCCACAAGGGTTTTCATTGACGAACCTTGATTCAGCACCAGATTTTCCGTACATTGGAGACAATGGACAGACGACTTGCATGAGGAAGAACATTACGCCTTCATCAGTAATATACGACCCTTGCGCACCTGTTGATCCGGCGCGACTGGAAAAACTGAAGCAACACATTAAGGCAATTCCACCCAAACCACCAGCACCTAAAGATAAACCAGAAGAACCCTCAGCTGATCATGAGAGTGACTTCTACAGCATACTCATGCATGAAAGACCGTGGCCTGACAAAGAATATGGATGGGTGTTTGATAAT CATATCGCTGCGTATATGAACGTCCTCATACAAAGGTCCATGCGAGATCCCACTCCATTCTGGTCCAAGCGGATTGGTTTCATAGACCCTTGGTTGTTAAGTTCTTGGGCTTTCCTCGATTACAGGCAGTTCAGGATGAAACCTGCTTCGTTCAAGTTCAAAGACTGTGGTTATGAAGCGTTGGTAAACGGGAGATTCCCCGAAGAATTTGCAACAAACTTGAAGTGGTATGCAGATGTGGATCACGTGTACGGATGTCTTCAAACCGGCGGTAATCACTGGGTGGCGTTTCACGTGGATCTGATCAAGGAGAAGATAGATTGCTACGATCCAATCTATGGAGAGTCAACACCCGAAAGTGAGCAAAAAATGCTAAATGCTTTTAGACCTCTACTGGAGATGCTTCCCTGGATGTTGAATGAGCTTATTCCTGCCGATCTCCGAAAGCATTCTAGGAAGAGGTTCGCATTCAGACGGAGGAGCAAAAGATAA
- the LOC117127906 gene encoding P17/29C-like protein DDB_G0287399 encodes MSLSFSQTKLLVILVAFACVFSSGSEAWSWSWSSGSGSGSGSGWESHGSGGSASGSGTNSDGSHWSWKWDTRSGWRWRSDSNHTKPGSSNHNVTKPEGSSNHNVTKPGSSNHNVTKPEGSSNHNVTKPGSSNHNVTKPEGSSNHNVTKPGSSNHNATKPGSSNHNHNVTMPGSSHHNHNETKPGSSKHNDSRSGSDDNDSRNPVFATPREVVVGGSRGWNYGVDLEEWASKTTFHVGDVLVFEYNNMTNRRHDVYLQTNLWSYRTCNFESRNKIASSEENGSKESFKFTLAMSQPYSFACGEDNGYYCRTYNMKFSVLPGA; translated from the exons ATGTCGCTGTCTTTTTCACAAACGAAGTTACTGGTAATCCTTGTGGCCTTTGCATGCGTCTTCTCATCAGGCTCAGAGGCATGGAGCTGGAGTTGGAGCTCCGGTTCAGGCTCAGGCTCAGGCTCGGGTTGGGAATCCCACGGCTCAGGAGGATCTGCCTCAGGTTCGGGTACAAACTCTGATGGTTCGCACTGGAGTTGGAAGTGGGACACACGGTCAGGCTGGAGATGGAGGTCAGACTCAAACCATACGAAGCCAGGCTCATCAAACCATAACGTTACGAAGCCTGAAGGCTCATCAAATCATAACGTAACTAAGCCAGGCTCATCGAACCATAACGTCACGAAGCCTGAAGGCTCATCAAATCATAACGTTACGAAGCCAGGCTCATCGAACCATAACGTTACGAAGCCTGAAGGCTCATCAAATCATAACGTTACTAAGCCAGGCTCATCGAACCATAACGCTACGAAGCCAGGCTCATCGAACCACAACCATAATGTTACAATGCCAGGCTCATCGCACCATAACCATAATGAAACGAAGCCAGGCTCATCAAAACATAACGATTCGAGGTCAGGCTCAGACGATAACGATTCAAGGAACCCGGTCTTTGCAACACCAAGAGAGGTCGTAGTGGGAGGATCACGTGGATGGAACTATGGGGTGGATCTTGAAGAATGGGCTTCCAAGACTACTTTCCATGTCGGCGATGTTCTTG TTTTCGAGTACAACAATATGACAAACCGAAGACATGACGTGTACTTGCAAACAAATCTGTGGAGTTACAGGACCTGCAACTTCGAAAGTAGAAATAAGATTGCTTCATCGGAGGAGAATGGATCTAAAGAGAGCTTCAAATTTACTCTTGCAATGTCACAGCCTTACTCTTTTGCATGCGGAGAGGATAACGGCTATTATTGCCGTACCTATAACATGAAGTTCAGCGTTCTCCCAGGCGCCTGA
- the LOC103841319 gene encoding uncharacterized protein LOC103841319, translating to MEPTSCLVDDDAEFRLPPEFLTDDDFLLEKENKLFKGDESNLFPYELSNGYGLDSGLDRTDYLTGFTRKTVRSTQEDDFFGSHANDTKVWGATRSTLCGAGIGYQNCQTRVSSQAAAWDMYCAAVEELAMININGYNNRSGRGVLDLPRKHPLAPAAKIPKDGSGYYSRQSLQYQKLQAIQFQQLKQQQLMQQQQQRRGLKANNNKIAGHVDLSPSAWPNQPQRRDGSAMRAVFLGDRTGKPRSTGTGVFLPRRVNHTDAEFREKPTLSTVLVPARVAEVLNLDESLVQQPVIRSSASLYESSWRQKSNNGGFSSQMKMGQGMNETTLPSDWAY from the exons ATGGAGCCTACTAGCTGCTTAGTCGACGACGACGCTGAGTTCCGGCTTCCCCCGGAGTTTCTCACTGACGATGACTTTCTCCTGGAAAAGGAAAACAAGCTTTTCAAGGGTGATGAGTCCAACTTGTTCCCTTACGAGCTGAGTAATGGATACGGGCTGGACTCCGGTTTAGATAGAACCGATTACTTGACCGGGTTTACCAGAAAAACAGTTCGGTCAACCCAGGAAGATGATTTTTTCGGTAGCCACGCTAACGACACCAAG GTGTGGGGTGCGACTCGTTCGACTCTGTGTGGGGCCGGAATTGGTTATCAGAATTGTCAGACGAGAGTTTCTTCTCAGGCGGCGGCATGGGATATGTACTGCGCAGCAGTGGAGGAACTGGCGATGATTAATATCAACGGTTACAACAACCGTAGTGGCAGAGGAGTTCTCGATCTTCCAAGAAAACATCCCCTCGCGCCCGCAGCTAAAATACCTAAGGACGGATCAGGCTACTACAGTCGCCAATCTCTCCAATACCAGAAGCTACAAGCTATCCAA TTTCAGCAGCTAAAGCAGCAACAGCTgatgcagcagcagcagcagcgcAGAGGATTAAAGGCTAATAACAACAAAATTGCTGGTCATGTGGATTTGTCTCCATCTGCATGGCCTAATCAGCCACAGAGGCGTGATGGTTCGGCCATGCGCGCTGTTTTCCTCGGAGACCGAACCGGGAAACCTAGATCAACCGGGACTGGCGTCTTCTTGCCCCGTCGTGTTAACCATACTGACGCCGAATTTCGCGAGAAGCCAA CTCTTTCGACTGTCTTGGTTCCGGCTAGAGTGGCGGAGGTTCTTAACCTAGACGAATCTCTGGTCCAGCAGCCAGTGATCCGGTCTTCGGCTAGTCtctatg AGTCATCGTGGAGACAGAAGAGCAACAATGGTGGATTCTCGAGCCAGATGAAGATGGGACAGGGAATGAATGAGACTACGTTACCTTCCGACTGGGCTTACTGA
- the LOC117127829 gene encoding uncharacterized protein LOC117127829: MEYWKSHRTLKCAREIDEGTPECGFELLPSYLYMIRRANPNTVTRLQIDELGRFMYVFLAFGASVNGFPFMRKVVVVDGTFLNGKYKGTLLTALAQDGNFQIFPIAFAVVDTENDDSWNWFFTQLKVLIPDQEGLAIISDRHNSIGKAITNVYPLAARGICTYHLYKNILGRYKGKDVFRLVKKAARCFRMSDFDMIFEEIEALNPDLHGYLERADVRLWTRVYFPGERYNLMTTNIAESMNRALSHARGLNIVRILESIRVMMTRWFAERRVDARSQSTTLTRGVEKLLQGRVSASRDWTVQRIDDHHTEVKYGAAGESLNVVNLVERKCTCRRFDVEKIPCVHAIAAAEERNVSRISLCSPYYKSAYLASAYAESVMPVDSALPVPNNVANVQCFPPFIRQQPGRPKKIG, encoded by the exons ATGGAATATTGGAAATCACACCGGACGCTTAAATGTGCAAGGGAAATCGATGAGGGCACACCTGAGTGTGGTTTTGAACTCTTGCCTTCTTACTTATACATGATAAGAAGGGCAAATCCGAATACAGTTACGCGTCTTCAAATCGATGAGCTTGGAAGATTCATGTATGTGTTTCTTGCGTTTGGTGCGAGCGTTAATGGGTTTCCTTTCATGCGCAAAGTTGTTGTCGTCGACGGTACGTTTCTTAATGGTAAATATAAAGGGACGCTACTCACAGCACTAGCTCAGGATGGTAACTTTCAGATTTTTCCAATAGCCTTCGCAGTGGTTGACACTGAAAATGATGATTCGTGGAATTGGTTTTTTACGCAACTAAAAGTGTTGATTCCTGACCAGGAGGGTCTTGCGATAATATCAGATAGGCATAACTCGATAGGGAAAGCAATTACAAATGTGTATCCGTTAGCTGCTCGTGGAATATGCACCtatcatttgtataaaaacatATTGGGACGGTACAAAGGAAAAGATGTATTTCGGCTGGTGAAGAAAGCGGCGAGATGTTTTAGAATGTCTGACTTTGATATGATTTTCGAGGAGATTGAAGCACTTAATCCTGATCTCCACGGCTACCTCGAAAGAGCTGATGTCAGACTGTGGACACGTGTTTATTTCCCGGGCGAGAggtacaatttgatgactacGAACATAGCGGAATCAATGAACAGAGCATTATCGCATGCTAGAGGTCTTAACATTGTTCGAATATTGGAATCGATACGGGTTATGATGACCAGATGGTTTGCTGAACGAAGAGTGGATGCCAGATCGCAGTCAACCACACTCACGCGCGGTGTGGAGAAACTATTACAA GGACGTGTAAGTGCCTCCCGGGATTGGACGGTTCAAAGGATTGATGACCATCACACTGAAGTTAAATATGGCGCTGCTGGCGAGTCTTTGAATGTTGTTAATTTGGTTGAGCGAAAGTGCACATGTCGGCGTTTCGATGTCGAGAAAATACCATGTGTACACGCAATCGCAGCTGCAGAGGAAAGAAATGTTTCTCGTATATCACTGTGCAGTCCTTACTATAAAAGCGCTTATTTAGCTAGCGCATACGCTGAATCGGTCATGCCGGTTGACTCAGCGCTACCTGTTCCAAATAACGTGGCTAACGTACAGTGCTTTCCACCGTTTATTCGTCAACAACCGGGAAGACctaaaaaaataggatga